A window of the Henckelia pumila isolate YLH828 chromosome 3, ASM3356847v2, whole genome shotgun sequence genome harbors these coding sequences:
- the LOC140892760 gene encoding uncharacterized protein encodes MGLSTKQVCNDRQDEDRDQALLQPGTVEPPKSPPIRQQQPRSESLKCPRCSSTNTKFCYFNNYNKSQPRHFCKSCKRHWTKGGTLRNVPVGGGRKNRRPKISNTTTTTTTSAAPRVQTCGNFPSVTNIIDHKITYNTLYQSLILPSSPLSYNSTNDMINTKLLMGRNGMDNTTGRLNVSEPQNLNTEFTYSNLNTFEMNSSSIMNPTSYQSLHDQYYPSSFESMEESTITTVNIPSTSSIAWPGPGPDTRTTGIEDFPNFWNCIWKNEIELSTSSDINIVWDSDEIEIKP; translated from the coding sequence ATGGGATTGAGTACTAAACAGGTTTGCAATGATCGTCAAGACGAGGACCGGGATCAGGCTTTGCTGCAGCCAGGCACGGTGGAGCCGCCAAAATCGCCCCCAATACGGCAGCAGCAGCCACGATCAGAGTCCTTAAAGTGCCCGAGGTGTAGTTCAACAAATACCAAGTTTTGTTACTTCAACAACTATAACAAATCTCAGCCTCGTCATTTTTGCAAATCTTGCAAAAGACACTGGACCAAAGGTGGCACTCTTCGTAACGTTCCGGTCGGTGGCGGCCGGAAAAATAGGCGGCCCAAGATTTCAAACActaccaccaccaccaccaccagtGCCGCGCCACGAGTGCAAACTTGTGGAAACTTTCCTTCAGTTACCAATATCATCGACCATAAAATCACCTATAATACTCTCTATCAGTCCTTGATCCTCCCCTCGTCTCCCTTATCGTATAATTCAACAAATGACATGATCAACACGAAGCTTTTAATGGGAAGAAATGGGATGGACAATACAACAGGCCGTTTGAATGTCTCGGAGCCTCAGAATCTGAACACGGAATTTACATACTCAAATTTGAATACATTTGAAATGAATTCTTCTTCCATTATGAATCCTACTTCCTATCAATCCTTGCATGATCAGTACTATCCCAGTAGTTTTGAATCCATGGAAGAATCAACCATTACCACAGTCAATATTCCATCCACTAGCAGTATCGCATGGCCCGGTCCAGGTCCGGATACCAGAACTACTGGTATAGAAGACTTTCCCAACTTTTGGAATTGTATTTGGAAAAATGAGATTGAGTTGTCAACTTCATCTGATATCAATATAGTATGGGACAGCGATGAGATAGAGATCAAACCTTAA